One window of Rhizobium leguminosarum genomic DNA carries:
- a CDS encoding glyoxalase superfamily protein has protein sequence MTATYPAIEELKAQAKRLRQAMNDRGTTLTHSAALEMIARQHGVRDWNTLAALAAKPNAGPKTQLFVGAHIRSRYLNQPFTGEILALSALPGGDLHRITIHFDEPVDVVTFESFSAFRRRVNAQIDVDGVSPRKTSNGVPHLVLDL, from the coding sequence ATGACGGCGACCTATCCTGCCATTGAAGAATTGAAGGCCCAGGCCAAGCGCTTGCGCCAGGCGATGAACGATCGCGGCACCACACTGACGCACAGTGCCGCCCTCGAAATGATTGCCCGCCAGCACGGCGTGCGCGATTGGAACACGCTCGCAGCCCTTGCGGCAAAGCCCAATGCCGGCCCGAAGACACAGCTCTTCGTCGGCGCCCATATTCGCAGCCGCTATCTCAATCAGCCGTTCACCGGCGAGATCCTGGCGCTTTCGGCTTTGCCGGGCGGCGATCTCCACAGGATCACCATCCATTTCGACGAGCCGGTGGATGTCGTCACCTTCGAGAGCTTTTCGGCCTTTCGCCGGCGCGTGAACGCGCAGATCGATGTCGACGGCGTCTCGCCGCGGAAGACCTCGAACGGCGTGCCGCATCTGGTGCTCGATCTCTAG